The genome window TAAAAATCCTTTTAAATTCAAACTTACTAAGAAAAAAAATGTCAGTAATTTGATGTTTTTATCTTTTAAGTAATCAGTTAAAATTTATATACATATTCTTTTAATTTGGAAGGAATTCTATGGTAAATTTTTTAAATTTAAAATTTATCGTTACATTTTTTATTATTCTAACTAGTTACAGAACATTTGCGGTAGATCTATGCAAAAAACCATGGAAAGTAGCAGTTTCTGATCGCTATCCGTTTGAAGTCTACCTAGAGGGCAAACCTAAAGGACTAAATATTGATGTTCTGAATAAAGTAGCAGAAAAGCTAAACTGTAAGGTAGAGTATTTTGATCTTCCTTTTGCTCGGATTATCTATGAAGCGAAGCATGGAAATTTAGATATCGTCATGGGAGTCGGCAAAAGAAAAGAGAGAGAAGAATTTGCTTTCTATTTTGATCCATATCTTAATTCGCCTTCAGTCATTGTTATTCATAAAAAAGATTACAAAAATTTTGAAAAATTTAAATTAACAGACCTTACTCAGGAAAAAAATAAAAGTAAAATAGCAGGAATGATTGGGGCTGTTTATAATAAAGAATACGAGTCTCTTATGAGCAATCAGGTTTTTGTAAATCATTTAGTCTTAACTTCAAAAAATGCAATAAGTTTTAAAAAATTAATTGATAAAGATGTTGATGCTATTTTACTGAGTGATATAGCAATTGCTAAAACATTAATAAATTCTTCAGATTTTAAAAATGACCTTTTAATGATTCCTATTGACAAAGAAGATTACTCATATTTTATGTATTCAAAAAAATCTTTTTCTGAAGAAGAAGCAAAAACAATAAATTCGACGTTGACAAAATTTTTAAAAGAAAAAGAAGCTGAAAATTTAATGCTAAAGTATTTTACAAAAGAAGAATTAAAGATATTTAAATAATATTAATCATGCAAATAATTATAAACCGAAGCTCTTGAAAGATTTAAAATTTTAGCAATATATTCTTTTGAATTTTTTGCTAAAAATGCTCCATTTTTTTCTAAGTCAATAATTATCTGTTTTTTTTCTTCTTTAGTCAAAGATTTTATATCTTTTTTCATTTTTAATAAGGTATTATTCAAATATATATGAATTTTTTCTTGCCAATCATCTTTAAAAAGTACAGCTGCATTTTTATCAAAGCTGCCTTTATTAAAAAAAATATCTATAAAATTTCTTACATTAACTAAAAAAGAACAATCAAAATTCATACACATTAAATAATTTTGATTTGCATCATTTAAAACAATACTTATGCATTTTAAAACTTTTCCATCATAGTTTATTTTCTCATAAGGGCCAATTATATTTTGTGAATTATCAAATTTAATATCACTTAAATTTGAATCTTCTCCAATTTTTCTATTAGAAATATTATTTGCAATATAAGTAATTTTTTTTAATTTTAAATCATGAATTACAATTTCCAGATAAGGAGTGAAGAGTTTTTCTAAAGATTTTGAAATATTAATGTAATTTTCCAGCATACCAACCTCCTGCGAAACATATGTATTCTATTTCTAAGTTTTATGTCAATTTTCTTAGCAATTTTATCATCAAGCAAAAATAATCAGTAATCTTAATGATTTGACATATTTTTTTTTTTTATGTATTAATTCAATCTTGTTGATTAAGATAGAAAGGAAAATTATATGTATTCTTTTAAGTCTATTCAGTTATTAATACCTATCTCCTGTTTACTTTTTTCAAATTCATATGCCATTTCCGAAAAAAATTATAGTAACAAATATGAATGCCAATTTGAATTTGATCTGAACAAAAGCAATGTTGATTCAAACTTTATTTCATCTTGCTTAGAAAATGTTAAAAATAATGAAAACGTTTTCTCAATTAAAGTACTTGCCTCAGCAAATTTAAAGGGAAGTAAACACTACAATGAAAAACTTTCAAAGGAAAGATTAGAAAATACTATTGAAATTATAACGCAAAAGTTGCCGAATTTAGATAGTAAAGAATTGATTTCAGTTGGGAAGAGTGGTGAATATGGGAAAAAAGTATATATTACATTATACACAAAAGAAAAAGAAATTCCATCTCATGTTAGTGACTCTAATTTAAATAATCATAATCAATCTACTGCAGCGTCAGAACCTACTGAACATAATCACAAAGCTACAGCTCAAAAAAACAACTCTGATTATCAAAAAGAAGAGCCCCCTTACAAACTTGATTATAAGCGAGAATAAACTTTAATTAGCGCATTTCATGCACAATTCTAAAAAGTCTTTTGGAACTAAACTTGCTCCACCAACTAGTGCGCCATCGATATTTGGGCAATTAATATATTCATTAACATTACTAGCTTTTACACTTCCTCCATACAAAATCTGGAAACGATTTCCTAATTCTTCACCAAAATAGGATTGTAAAAAATTTCTAATAATAGTGTGCGCTTCTTGTGCTTCAACAGCAGAAGCGGCCTTTCCTGTACCAATGGCCCACACAGGTTCATATGCGATAGATAAAAGAGGTTTATTAGGATCTGAGCCGATGAATGATTGTGAATTTCTTATTTTAGTTGCAATAAACGCTTGTTCTAATTGAGATATAAGGATTTCTTTCAGTAATCCTTTTTCGCGTTCCACAAGTGTTTCTCCAACACAATATATAGCTCGCATACCTAAATTTAACAATGCACTTATTCTGCCGCCAGCAGTTTGATTTGTTTCAGCAAACATTTGTCTTCGCTCGCTATGCGCAACTAAACTTCCCAAAACATGGATACTTTTCAACATTGTAGGAGAAACTTCACCTGTAAAAGCACCTTCTTCAGCCCAATGTGCATTTTGGGCAAATAAAGAAACAGTATTTCTAGTTTTTCTAGCTAAATCAGCTAAAAAAATACTTGGCGCAGCAATACCAACTTCAATGGATAAATTTTTTTCTGTTACACTATCAGATAAATTTTCAAAATCCGCAGATGCTTGAACAGCATCTTTAAACATTTTCCAATTACCAATAACAAGTTTTTTTCTTTTAATTTCCATAATTCAAACCCAATCCTTTATTTTTTGCGAAGTACTTTAATTCCTGGAAGCTCTTTCCCTTCCAATAACTCCATACTTGCACCACCACCTGTAGAAACATGAGTCACTTTATCTTGTAATTTAAATTTCACAATAGCTGCTGCTGAATCTCCACCTCCAACAATTGTTGTTCCGTTACAATGCGCTAATGCTTGTGCAACAGATTTTGTTCCTTTAGCAAAAGATTCAAACTCAAATACTCCCATAGGTCCATTCCAAACTACAACGTTACTACTTTCAATAATTTTACTAAAAGTAACAGCGGATTTTTCTCCAATATCTAGTCCCATATAACCTTCAGGTATATCCGCAGTCTGAACTACAACTGGAGTCGTGGTTTCAGAAAATTCATCCCCACAAATATGATCTTCAGGTAAATAAATTTTAACATTTCTTTTTTCTGCAGCTTTAAAAATTTCTTCTACTAAATTTAATTTGTCTTCTTCAACCCTAGATTTCCCAACATTTTTTCCTAAATACTTTAAAAATGTATAGGCCATTGCTCCACCAATGATCATATTATTTGCAATATTTGTAAATTTACGAAGGATATCGATTTTATCTGATACCTTTGATCCACCAAAAATTGCAGTAACAGGAGCTTTTGGAGCTCTAAAAGCTTCTTCTAAAAACTGCATTTCTTTTGCAACTAAAAATCCTGCAGCTCTTTTCTCTAAAGGAAAACATTCAGGTACTGCAAACATAGAAGCATCAGCTCTATGGCAAGTTCCAAATGCGTCATTCACATAAAATTCAGCATGTTTTGCTAATTTTTGGGCAAAATCTGTATTACCAGCCTGCTCTTCTTTATGAAAGCGCAGATTTTCTAACAGTATAATTTGATTTGGTTTTAAATCATATACAATTTTTCCAAATCCGTCTTCAATATAATCTTGCGCTAAAACAACTTCTAAATTAAGCATTTCTGCTAAACGAACACCAACGGGTGCAAGAGAAAATTCTTCTTCATAACCAACACCTTTGGGTCTACCTAAATGTGAGCAAGCAATAATTTTTGCTTTTTTATCTAATAACCATTTTATGGTTGGTAAAGCTGCAACAATTCTAGTTTCATCCGAAATAGTACCTTTTTTTATAGGCACGTTTAAATCTAACCTTAAAAAAACAACTGGTTGCTGTTCTGGGAAAAAAGATAAATCATTTAAAGTTTGAATTTTATTTGCCATAAGTAACCCTTTCAAAGAGGCTGAATAAACTATCCAAGCAAGTAAAGAACGCTTAATGGTGTTTGTCAATTAGTTGAGAATTCTTGCTTATTGTGTAAATACAGATACATTTGAAAGGATATTCTTTATCCTACTTTCTGCATGAAAGGAGCTACTTTGAAATCAGATCTTTTAGAAAATTTTGATAACAATGATATTTATTCAATCATTTTATGTGGCGGATCAGGGACAAGATTGTGGCCTCTTTCTAGAAAATCCTTCCCAAAGCAGTTCTTATCACTAGGTGAAAAACAAAAAACTCTTTTGCAATTAACAATCGATAGAGTAAAAAATTTATCTCCCTTGCAAAATAGATGGCTTGTTACAGCGCAATGCCAAGAAAATCTTTGTGCTAACCAAGTTTCTCAACAAATAGCTAAAATTATAATTGAACCTGAAGCTAGAAATACTGCCCCAGCGATTGCTCTTACAGCTTGGGAACTCATGCAAGAAAACCCTGACTCTATAATGGTTATACTCTCTTCGGATCACTCCATCCAAAATGTCAGATCATTTGAACAGACCATCCTAGATGCTATTAAACTAGCAAAAAATAATTTATTTGTTACCGTTGGAATTCAACCAACACATCCTGCAACGGGTTTTGGTTATATTGAACAAGGTTT of Pigmentibacter sp. JX0631 contains these proteins:
- the tpiA gene encoding triose-phosphate isomerase; protein product: MEIKRKKLVIGNWKMFKDAVQASADFENLSDSVTEKNLSIEVGIAAPSIFLADLARKTRNTVSLFAQNAHWAEEGAFTGEVSPTMLKSIHVLGSLVAHSERRQMFAETNQTAGGRISALLNLGMRAIYCVGETLVEREKGLLKEILISQLEQAFIATKIRNSQSFIGSDPNKPLLSIAYEPVWAIGTGKAASAVEAQEAHTIIRNFLQSYFGEELGNRFQILYGGSVKASNVNEYINCPNIDGALVGGASLVPKDFLELCMKCAN
- a CDS encoding phosphoglycerate kinase, which gives rise to MANKIQTLNDLSFFPEQQPVVFLRLDLNVPIKKGTISDETRIVAALPTIKWLLDKKAKIIACSHLGRPKGVGYEEEFSLAPVGVRLAEMLNLEVVLAQDYIEDGFGKIVYDLKPNQIILLENLRFHKEEQAGNTDFAQKLAKHAEFYVNDAFGTCHRADASMFAVPECFPLEKRAAGFLVAKEMQFLEEAFRAPKAPVTAIFGGSKVSDKIDILRKFTNIANNMIIGGAMAYTFLKYLGKNVGKSRVEEDKLNLVEEIFKAAEKRNVKIYLPEDHICGDEFSETTTPVVVQTADIPEGYMGLDIGEKSAVTFSKIIESSNVVVWNGPMGVFEFESFAKGTKSVAQALAHCNGTTIVGGGDSAAAIVKFKLQDKVTHVSTGGGASMELLEGKELPGIKVLRKK
- a CDS encoding PAS domain-containing protein — encoded protein: MLENYINISKSLEKLFTPYLEIVIHDLKLKKITYIANNISNRKIGEDSNLSDIKFDNSQNIIGPYEKINYDGKVLKCISIVLNDANQNYLMCMNFDCSFLVNVRNFIDIFFNKGSFDKNAAVLFKDDWQEKIHIYLNNTLLKMKKDIKSLTKEEKKQIIIDLEKNGAFLAKNSKEYIAKILNLSRASVYNYLHD
- a CDS encoding transporter substrate-binding domain-containing protein, translated to MVNFLNLKFIVTFFIILTSYRTFAVDLCKKPWKVAVSDRYPFEVYLEGKPKGLNIDVLNKVAEKLNCKVEYFDLPFARIIYEAKHGNLDIVMGVGKRKEREEFAFYFDPYLNSPSVIVIHKKDYKNFEKFKLTDLTQEKNKSKIAGMIGAVYNKEYESLMSNQVFVNHLVLTSKNAISFKKLIDKDVDAILLSDIAIAKTLINSSDFKNDLLMIPIDKEDYSYFMYSKKSFSEEEAKTINSTLTKFLKEKEAENLMLKYFTKEELKIFK